GCAGTGGCCGGCCGCCGCGATGCAAGCCGCTGGGTGGACCGACGACCTGCAAGAACCGATGCGGCGCGATGGCGCCGACGGCAACAACGTCGGTATCTCATGGCTGCCGCAGAACAGCGACGTGGTCAAGGGCACGCGCTCGACGTCGACAACGGCCTACTACGACCCCGTCAGCGGCCGTGACAACCTCGACTTGCTGGTGCGACACTACGGCGGTAGGGTCCTTTTTGACAGTGATCAAGCCGTCACCGGCGTTGCCATCCACAGCAGAGACGAAGATGACTTGCCGAGTGACGGGCCCGTTGTCGTTCAGACCAAAGAAGTGATACTCGCAGCGGGTGCCATCAACACCCCTCGGCTCCTGCAGCTCAGTGGTATTGGCCATGCCTCCCATCTCGAGTCCGTCGGCATCCACGTCGTCGCGGATCTTGCGGGCGTTGGCGCCAACTTTCAGGATCACCCGGCCGTCTACATAATATACGACTTTCTCAACGATACGAGGCCAAATCCCCGCAGCATGCAAGAGAACGCCACTTTTCGCAACGCAGCATGGGCCGAGTACCACGCCAACCGGACCGGGCCTCTCAGTCATGCTTGGGGCAACACGGTCGTGTTCCAATCCCTGCAAGATCTGGTAAGCAGCCCCCAGGAGGTGCTCGACAGCATCGACAGGCAGGACTCCCTCGCCCATCTCCCGGCCGTCTACGCTGACAACACGTCTCTTCTGGCCGGCTTCCTTGCCCAGCGCGCCGTCATGAGACAAGGCTACGCAAACCCCAAGTATGGAATCTACGAGATAACTTTTGGCGGCGACAAATCAGTCGTGACGGCACTGCAGAAGCCATTTTCCAGGGGcaccatcaccatcaccaaCACCACGAGAGCCAACCCGTCGACGCCGCCCATCATCGACTACTCATCTTTGTCCAACCCAGTCGACATTCAGATGCTCGTCAAGGGTGTGGCGCGCGTACGCGAGTTCATGGCCGCGCCGTCCGTGGTCGAAATACTCAAGCCGGTGGAGCTCATCCCTGGCCCCGGTACAGACGACCCAGTGGCTCTGGAGGAAATGTTGCGAGAGAGCATGGTCGTCTCGAGTTTTGATCATCCCGTGGGCACGGCAGCCATGGCTCCTCGACATCTGGGCGGCGTGGTAGACTCCAAGACCATGGAAGTATATGGAGTTAGGGGCTTGCGAGTCGTCGACGCGAGCATCATGCCACTCCTCCCTGCCGCCCACACCCAGTGGACGGTGTACGCTGTGGCTGAAAAGGCCGCCGAGCTGATACTCAAGAGCGCAAAAGTCCACTGAGACAGACCTTGTCGTCTAAAAGGCGAATATCGGGTATCGATTCTGGTTACAAGGGAGAGTGCATTGCTCATATTCGAAACACTAGATTAAGCTTGCAATGGCGTAGCCATATGTCGGAATTTCGCAAGTATCAATGCCTGTGACCTGTCAGTAAGTTGTGCCCATTCTCAAGCACCGAAAGCACATGAGTAACGTCAACGACACTTCGCCCATACTGACATCTCGCTGATCCAAGCCTTGTATGCCCTGCCTGGGATTCTGagctcttttgttttgttttcatgGCTACGGATACACAATTCACCGACATGGCGAGAAGAGGCGAAGCAGAGCGGGGATGGTTGTTGTGCAGTCGCGCAAAGCCTACCCTGAGTAGACATTGTCCGACTTGTAGCATATACATGTTTCCAAACCGCTCTTTTGCTCCTGAGTTGACCCAGTCAATGATGAACCAGACCTCACTGCAATCATTTGTCGCTAAGGCTTGACGAACGATCAAGAAATTTCCGCAAAGTAGAGATATCCACCATGCTTGCGATTGCGATACACCCAGAGACACGCCACTATCAATATCTCGCGCAGAACATGACTGAATGCTCAACCAACGCACAAGGTGGAGTAAATCTGGCGCGAGTCTGGAGCAAGGCAATTGCTAGCTGTCCCGCTACCAGCGATATCGTCGCCGGTAGTTCCGCGAATAGCCAGAATACCAAGAGGAGTAAGACGAATGGTCTAAGGCGCGGGTAGTCAGCCAGATCATGTCAACTCTCGAACTATGGTTTTTGAAATTGTCGTGCATTCCTCGCAAGACCTGCTTACCTCTCTGGGGGTCTATGCCTAGTTGGTCGGCGACATTGACATATCCTTCACAGTTTAACGGTCCATCCCTATTAATATCCTTAACCAAATCATCATCTCCCATCCATTGGCTGCGGCAGAATGGACAAGTGACGTTTCCTTCGCCTCTGCTGCCAGTTTTCTTGGTTGCGGACCACATACGGAAGCACTGCTTGTGCATGTTTTGTCCGCAAGCTGCTCTACACCAGACAATCGTGGAATGATCACGTTTGGAACTACCCTCGGCTTCAACTGCTGCCAGCAGCTGGTCGAAGCAAATCGGGCAATCACCCTCGATCGGCTTGCGTTTCTTGCTGTCTTGCGACGATGTTGTTACTGTCCCTGACTCACCaagtggcggcggcgcattGGCAAAGATCTCGCGGAGCTCGCTGTCGAGCAGGGCGAGCTGGTAAATGAGGTCGAAGCGAGCATGAAGCACGCGAGACATGACCTgattgtgtgtgtgtgagcGACTGCATATCAGTCATTAACTATCAACAGCATGATTATATCGTGAGCGGGCTGCTTTTATAAGCAGCCATCAATCTCATGGCGCAGTCACTCATCGTTGTCCGGCAGTTCATATCcaggtaaaaaaaaatcaatagAACGAAGCACTTACAAAGAGCCAATGTTTGCATTGGTTGCCTGCCAAGGCGTGAGGACAGTCGCATGTTGGCTGTTGAGCGATGTGGACATGATAGATGTTGCCGGTAGAGCCGGTCAACTCGACCACTTCCTCCGGGCTGTGGTCGGTCCCGCACCGGGTCCGGCCAAGGACAAAGAAACGCTGCGAGGTTGCGCGATCGTACACATCGTAAAAGGCCTGAGGTGCATGTGTCCGAAATCTCCTCAGCCGCTTCTCCTCTGAGACATCAGTAATTTTGGGTCGCTTCGGGGGCGACGCTTTGGCATAGGATTGTGAGGAAGAGCTCGCGTGATGGCccgccgatgacgacgatgatccATCATTCTCAAGAGCCTCCCGAGTGCGCTTGCGAGTGGACCGACCCTCAGAAGGTAAGGTCTGGTCTGTCTGGACGCCCATTTGGGGTATCAAAGCAGCCAATGATTTGATATGTTGCAAGTCAAGAGATGAcaagtttttgtttttggatcacgtcgtcaatcACACGTCCAAAATCGCGGGAGATAGGTTTGCTCGACGTAACGAGAAACAACAAAAATGGCATGTATGATATTACGACGCGATCCTGTCTGAGATTGACAACAGGGTCATGCCCTGCAAGTATTGCGAGCGTGAGTGCGGGGGGCACCTTGACACATGCTCCTTCCTCACTTCGCACACGTTAGCTAGTGGAATACCTACATTCTAAAGcctggtacctacctacctatgtaaGTAGTACCTAGGGTACCTGTAGGTAAAAGCCAGCTTTCTTAACTATGAGCTCCAAGATACCTACCGGGTACTACCTAATTAACTTCTCTCTTGGGTTTCAATGACCCAACCTAACGtgcataccttacctacctaaaaTATTTCCATTACCAGCGATCGAAAACATTTGGCTTATTTTCCGATCCGGGGGCTTTATCACCTACGAAGTATAAATGTACAGTATCTATCTACCCTTCGTCAGAATGCAAACGTAGATGCAAACGTTCCGAGCCCATTGGATGCTTGCTGAAGATGATGACGTCAATAGCTGTCATAGACAACTGAGACAACGTTCAGGCGGGAGTTTGGGGTAGGTTATCTTATTAGAGAGAGCTTCTCTCGGGGTAATGCAATCAAATCTAGGCGAGCGCAGAATTCGTGTTTGAGTTATTATCATGCGTTCCTTTCGTAATTTTCTTCACGGCAAGCCAATATCGtcgccagcagcaacaatcACCCGCTTACGACCCTTGTTTTGTACGAGAGTGTTCGTCGCATTTCACACCAACTCAGTAACAAGGCCTCAATCAACATTACTGCTGCCCACAGCTTTACGCACAATGTCTACCAACGCCACCAATCTCAACCAGCCTTCagagacggcacaggcgcaGATGCAATCGAATGATGGCGATAGCTCATCATTCTCGTCCCTTGGCATCAGGAACAATAACATCAATGAGGCTGAAGGGGTGAAGCTGTCTGACAAGCAGAAAGTCATTGTCGGAAGTGTGCTTGATGTGAATAATAAGCCTCCTTGGTTAGTCGTGTTAAATTCGACATTTGCTAACAATAAACTTTGAACAGCTTTTCGAGGGGAACCCGACCCTCAAGCACTTTTCGCTTTGGAATCCAGAAGCTATATTTGAAGATCCCATCACCAAGGCGGCAGGAGAATCCAAATACAAGGCACAATGGTATGGTCTACCTGCTGTCTTCCATCCGATAAAGCTACAGTCTCACAAGGTAATCGATTCGGGTAACCCAATACGTCTCGAGGTGTCCAACAAGTACGTGGTCCGAGGCATCGGCAAGGAGCAGGTCATGAACAGCGTCGTTGAGGTTTTCTTAAACGACCAGAACGGCCGGATCGACAAGGTTCTCGACAAATGGAATGGCAAACTACCCGAGAACGTCGTTGCCGACGCGTTCCGCAAGCTGAACGCCGTGACTGTTCCTATGTTCGTGACAGTCCCCAAGACGGAAGAGGAGGATATGAAGATCAAGGCGGCTAGAGACAAGGAGAACGAGAAGAACTAAATAGGTGGTGAGTTGGGTGCTCAAATGGAAACGATTGTGAATTTAGTTCCCTTGGGATGCTTTCTCTTCATAGCATTATCAAAGCAACGTTGTTCTCGTTGAATAGTTGGAGACGTCTTTCACACAGATGAAACTAAATACAAGGCGCGTCGCTTGCTTACTCGTACAGATGCAAGTTTGCATAACGTAAGCACATGATAGATCGACCAGACCAACAACGAACGCGTACAtaattaggtacctaggtacctaccataCCCCACAATTCATACCCCACATGCTCTTACCACAGCGTCACTCATAGCCCCTCTGCCAGGTTGCCAATCCAATGACTTCAGCCTGCCTGGTTCCGAACAGTACTTCCCAGCGAACTGGAGGCCTTGAATCAGCGGCATCTTGCAAAGACGACAAATCACCCTACAACAACCCACGGCGTGCTTTGCTTAACCTCACCTTCCCTTCGCTGATCCAGCGCTAGCCGCAACGTTCCAAAACATTACGCAAAGGTTGCCAAAATGTTGTCTAACAAAGAAATGAATGATAAAATCAACGCCCGGGTATGGCAGCAGCCAGCATCTTCTCCGCTTCCATCAGTGTCCTAGACTTTGAGTGCGCGAAACTAACCCTCCACCTCAACCCACCGCTAGATGATGGAGAAGACCCTCACCCGGGACAAGATCAAGACCGAGAAGGAGATCGCCGCCCTCAAGAAGCGTATCCTTGAGGTACGCTACCATACCGCTCCCTTCCATTCATAACCCCCtagtcctcttttttttttctcccatcCTCCTTGTCTTAACAAGAAATCATCACGACACAGCTTCTCAAGAAAGGTCGCATCTCCGAGGCCGAGATGGAAACCGACACCCTTGCATCGATGGAATCCATTCTCGAGGTGCAGCACATGAACGTTCTAGAAGCAAAGCGCGCTACCGCCCAGCTCGCcactgccgccgccacccgcAAGCGCCTCGAGATGAACGCGCGCATGTCCAAAATCAACAGCGGTGCCAATTCCAACGCATTCAAGATGCTCGAGGCCATCGAGGCCGACAAGGCTCAGAAGGAGCAGGCCGCCATGAGCCAGCGCATCTACATGGAGGCCATGACCGAGGGCTCTGGTACCCAGGTACCCCACGCCCGTCGCCAGGAGCTCTGGGCACAGATGCTTGACGAGGCCGGCGTCGACGTCGGCGAGCGCCTGAGCGAGGCCCAGGTCAGCACTCGGGAGCCCGAGAGGGAGAGCGCCCCTGAGGAACCAACGCCCGAGGTCGAGAGCGATTTGAACGAGCGCCTGAGGAGTCTGCGGGCCATGTGAGAGACTGCACTTACCAAGGCACATCATCAGAATGCGGGTTCACATAGCGTGCCGGTGTTATTGCTGCGGTATTAGGCCATTCAGCCTGAGAATGGAAACGACGCATTAGGCAtatcttgttcttttttgttggGGAGGGGGTCTAATTTCGGGAACAATGGCGTTACGGTCTGGCGAGGCAAGCAAGGGTCGGCGTTTTGGGCAATCATTAAATCGTTTCTATTTTTTAATCTGTCATCATGAATCGAGGATTTACTTCTACATGTACAGACTGGCGACTGCGGTGATATCGCGCTTGATCATTTCCTGCGCCGCCTGCATCTTTTGGTACAGCTCCGGGTCTCCAATGATCCTGGCCGCATTTTTCACCTCACGGCACGTCTCATCCAGCCGTGTGATTGTTCTCACAATGGTGCCTTCAAGCACCGGGGTTAGGTCCGTGATGTTCTTGAAACTCATTCCCCGGGCCCATTCATACACAACCTCCATCAACCCGAACCGCGGACGACTCGCAAAGTCGGCCGACTCATCGCCTACCTGCAGCACCTGGTGCAGCGTCTGGACGTTGTTAACCTTCTCGCTTATGGCAACGATGGTTTCCAGGCCCTTCTGAAGGCGCGCCGTTAGAGCCGGTTCCGAGTCGGTCCGCTCCTGGAACACAAAACAAGACAACAAGCTGGCGATCTCAGCCGGCTCATAGTCAGCCAGCACGTTGTCTAGGATC
The Pyricularia oryzae 70-15 unplaced genomic scaffold supercont8.8_2, whole genome shotgun sequence DNA segment above includes these coding regions:
- a CDS encoding alcohol dehydrogenase, with the translated sequence MVRYTRLIYLISGFCTARVRAGGIKLSRSLLRSEGYDYVIVGGGTSGLVLANRLSADPTKTVLVVEYGDFDRSNETSIPLLTTGDQSSRLYQDMTSTPQSGLAGRIFNARIGNTALGNPGWGWDGLRPYLRKAAIFTPPGEDFVKRYSYTWTPEAYGDDGMVNVTLPSWQWPAAAMQAAGWTDDLQEPMRRDGADGNNVGISWLPQNSDVVKGTRSTSTTAYYDPVSGRDNLDLLVRHYGGRVLFDSDQAVTGVAIHSRDEDDLPSDGPVVVQTKEVILAAGAINTPRLLQLSGIGHASHLESVGIHVVADLAGVGANFQDHPAVYIIYDFLNDTRPNPRSMQENATFRNAAWAEYHANRTGPLSHAWGNTVVFQSLQDLVSSPQEVLDSIDRQDSLAHLPAVYADNTSLLAGFLAQRAVMRQGYANPKYGIYEITFGGDKSVVTALQKPFSRGTITITNTTRANPSTPPIIDYSSLSNPVDIQMLVKGVARVREFMAAPSVVEILKPVELIPGPGTDDPVALEEMLRESMVVSSFDHPVGTAAMAPRHLGGVVDSKTMEVYGVRGLRVVDASIMPLLPAAHTQWTVYAVAEKAAELILKSAKVH
- a CDS encoding Znf1; the encoded protein is MGVQTDQTLPSEGRSTRKRTREALENDGSSSSSAGHHASSSSQSYAKASPPKRPKITDVSEEKRLRRFRTHAPQAFYDVYDRATSQRFFVLGRTRCGTDHSPEEVVELTGSTGNIYHVHIAQQPTCDCPHALAGNQCKHWLFVMSRVLHARFDLIYQLALLDSELREIFANAPPPLGESGTVTTSSQDSKKRKPIEGDCPICFDQLLAAVEAEGSSKRDHSTIVWCRAACGQNMHKQCFRMWSATKKTGSRGEGNVTCPFCRSQWMGDDDLVKDINRDGPLNCEGYVNVADQLGIDPQRDHSSYSSWYSGYSRNYRRRYRW